Proteins encoded by one window of Candidatus Megaera polyxenophila:
- a CDS encoding integrase — MTKKHIKNFSAEYKTKVVLELLESEVTISQLSKKYEITPKTIQNWKKHFLSNASMAFEPAKVVSEYKTEIEELKSQNDELAKALGKATIERDWALGKLNGLDIANKRDLVDSKLKELSMARQCELLKINRSMLYYQPQIMSLYNKKIMDRIDEIYTDNPEYGYRFIYKSLLEEGLNIGRDRTLKYMGIMGIEAIYPKKKKSISMQNKDHKIYPYLLEPYWQIYNGSRSVYVPRSNEVWSGDITYIRTPIGFMYMAAIIDWHSKAILSYKLSNSMDASLVTSILEDALSKYPPPLIFNSDQGSQYTGSEHIKILEKYGIQISMNGKGRSIDNIVMERFFKTLKYNCIFINEFNNISELREGINIYVDKYNNRRFHSSIGYKKPMDVYLNALQNAA, encoded by the coding sequence ATGACAAAAAAGCATATTAAAAATTTCAGTGCAGAATATAAAACTAAAGTAGTGTTGGAATTACTAGAATCGGAGGTAACTATATCTCAATTATCAAAGAAATATGAAATTACTCCAAAGACTATTCAAAATTGGAAGAAGCATTTTTTAAGTAATGCATCAATGGCTTTTGAGCCGGCAAAAGTAGTCAGTGAGTACAAAACAGAAATTGAGGAGTTAAAATCTCAAAATGATGAATTAGCAAAAGCTCTGGGGAAGGCTACAATAGAGAGGGACTGGGCGTTGGGAAAGCTAAACGGCTTGGATATAGCAAATAAACGAGATCTTGTCGATTCCAAGCTGAAAGAATTATCAATGGCAAGACAATGCGAATTATTGAAGATAAATAGATCTATGCTTTATTATCAGCCCCAAATAATGAGCTTATACAACAAAAAGATTATGGATAGAATAGATGAAATATATACAGATAATCCAGAGTATGGTTATCGTTTTATTTATAAATCTTTATTAGAGGAAGGATTAAATATTGGTAGAGATCGTACTCTCAAATACATGGGTATTATGGGTATAGAGGCTATTTATCCAAAGAAAAAGAAATCTATCTCTATGCAGAATAAAGATCATAAGATATATCCATATCTCCTTGAGCCTTATTGGCAAATATATAACGGTAGTCGGTCTGTATACGTACCAAGATCAAATGAAGTATGGAGCGGGGATATAACATACATTAGAACCCCGATAGGCTTTATGTATATGGCAGCAATTATAGATTGGCACAGTAAAGCTATATTGAGTTATAAACTGTCAAATTCAATGGATGCAAGCCTTGTAACGAGTATTTTAGAAGACGCTCTTAGTAAGTACCCACCTCCGCTGATATTCAATAGTGATCAAGGTAGTCAGTATACCGGCTCAGAACATATAAAAATACTCGAGAAATACGGTATACAAATCTCTATGAACGGTAAAGGCAGAAGCATCGATAACATTGTTATGGAGAGATTTTTTAAGACTCTAAAATATAATTGTATATTTATAAATGAATTTAACAATATCTCAGAACTTAGGGAGGGGATTAACATATATGTAGATAAATATAATAATAGAAGATTTCATTCTAGTATTGGTTATAAAAAACCTATGGATGTTTATCTCAATGCATTACAAAATGCAGCATGA
- a CDS encoding addiction module antitoxin, producing the protein MRMIKPTAQYKRDFKREKRGQHKTDLEEKLFVVLQLLTTDKPLPQRMHDHPLNGNFKDCRDCHIKPDLVLIYRKINDNVLELIRLGSHSELGL; encoded by the coding sequence ATGCGGATGATTAAGCCTACTGCTCAGTATAAGCGTGATTTTAAGCGTGAAAAACGAGGGCAACATAAAACTGATCTTGAAGAAAAACTATTTGTAGTACTGCAGCTGTTGACTACCGACAAACCACTACCGCAACGTATGCATGATCATCCTCTTAACGGCAATTTTAAGGATTGTAGGGATTGTCATATCAAACCTGATCTAGTGCTAATTTACAGAAAAATCAACGATAATGTTTTAGAGTTGATTCGTCTTGGTTCTCATAGTGAACTAGGTTTATAA
- a CDS encoding antitoxin, with product MLNNSIVRARINEQIKEEAAVVLSEIGLTVSDALRMMLVRVAREKRLPFEPLVPNATTMKAIEAARRGEFITTCTLDNLFDELNADD from the coding sequence ATGCTTAATAATTCTATTGTACGTGCTCGCATAAATGAACAGATAAAAGAAGAAGCAGCTGTTGTGCTCTCTGAAATAGGTCTTACTGTATCTGATGCTTTACGTATGATGCTAGTCAGAGTTGCTCGTGAAAAAAGACTGCCATTTGAACCTCTTGTACCCAATGCTACAACAATGAAAGCTATAGAAGCAGCTAGAAGAGGGGAGTTTATAACTACTTGCACTTTAGATAATTTGTTTGACGAACTCAATGCGGATGATTAA
- a CDS encoding phage related protein: MALDLGTTTGWAIREAQGNITSGTASFKTGRFEGGGMPFLRFKRWLTDFKNTLGVIDAIYFEEVRAHKGVDASHKYGGFVAHLTAWCEHHQIPYSGIPVGTIKKHITGKGNADKQSVITAVKNKGFTPIDDNEADSLALLDFVLNYQEKIES; encoded by the coding sequence ATGGCTCTAGACCTTGGTACTACTACCGGTTGGGCTATTAGAGAGGCACAGGGCAACATAACTTCTGGAACTGCCAGTTTTAAAACCGGGAGATTTGAAGGGGGTGGTATGCCTTTTTTACGTTTTAAACGATGGCTTACCGATTTTAAAAATACTTTGGGGGTTATTGATGCGATTTATTTTGAAGAAGTAAGAGCCCATAAGGGTGTTGATGCCTCTCATAAATACGGAGGATTCGTTGCCCACCTTACCGCCTGGTGCGAACATCACCAAATACCCTACTCGGGTATACCTGTTGGAACAATTAAGAAACATATTACCGGTAAAGGAAACGCCGATAAGCAGTCTGTAATAACTGCCGTGAAAAACAAAGGATTCACTCCCATAGACGATAACGAAGCCGATAGTCTTGCTCTACTTGATTTTGTACTAAATTACCAAGAGAAAATCGAAAGTTAA
- a CDS encoding cold-shock protein produces MSMKRGVVKFYSTDSKYGFIKPDDGSKDVFVHQNDIKTSGIEEIKKNQKVEYELASRKEKVFAINVKIID; encoded by the coding sequence ATGTCCATGAAAAGAGGAGTTGTTAAATTTTATTCTACCGATAGTAAATATGGATTTATTAAACCTGATGATGGCTCAAAGGATGTGTTTGTTCATCAGAATGACATTAAAACATCGGGTATAGAAGAGATAAAAAAGAACCAGAAAGTAGAATATGAGCTAGCGAGTAGAAAAGAAAAAGTATTTGCTATTAACGTTAAGATCATAGATTAA
- a CDS encoding hypothetical protein (ORF5), with product MSKFDKYKAPKNIDRDQLPSQRNGVFDKYRSPKAVAKEPPQSFLDRLGQLGKGALSGFMRSGLMEGADQFGSGVMEVAPGVVAPILPESAEFMAKSANRGLEALESMKPKENDSLGNILYKAGEFGGATASMPLPTSVGVNAARSAIQGGGKSLLTKFAKDIGTGSSIGGGSGVLQEAGVDPLVSDLISSVATPTAIVKSKSLLNNFTKPRQALAKIPMKLMGLTPGSMNIEAAKAARDLGIDLPAAAVTDSKLTALADQYMGKAPIFGNKLKNKYLLAEEQTQKALSDIFDEIGPARTPEIEGQIAGRYNKVATSLPLEAKVLPINLKKAIDEIKINTAILSPDEKSLLQSLETIKNEIEPASKIISQYGPIKLPLQEYDVNKLVGTKKSLNSIIKWDTDAGVKNQLKKIQKAISQDIKEYGKTNPEWYDAFKEADKLYGDVAKREKLENILGRKATNYATDSLSYNALAKSINDPKNTESIKKQLTPDVFKKIQKLGTVAKAMAIKSKNIPNPSGTATTGGISAAIFGLFYDPITTAKLLGGGYGASRLLTDKKFLDLALKLAENPNNLATTTALNHRLKEITGYSAIALSKNLQEMNNVPE from the coding sequence ATGAGTAAATTTGATAAATATAAAGCTCCTAAAAATATAGATAGAGATCAATTACCGAGCCAAAGGAATGGTGTATTTGATAAATACCGGAGTCCTAAAGCTGTAGCAAAAGAACCACCGCAATCTTTTCTTGATAGGCTTGGACAACTGGGCAAGGGAGCATTATCAGGTTTTATGAGAAGCGGGTTAATGGAGGGAGCAGATCAATTCGGATCAGGTGTTATGGAAGTCGCTCCAGGGGTAGTTGCTCCAATCCTGCCAGAGTCCGCAGAATTCATGGCTAAGTCAGCAAATAGAGGACTTGAGGCTTTAGAGAGCATGAAGCCTAAGGAGAATGATAGTTTAGGGAATATTCTATATAAAGCCGGAGAATTTGGAGGAGCTACAGCAAGTATGCCTCTTCCAACTAGTGTCGGAGTAAATGCCGCTAGAAGTGCAATTCAAGGGGGTGGTAAATCTTTATTAACCAAATTTGCCAAGGATATAGGAACAGGCAGTAGCATAGGCGGAGGATCGGGAGTACTGCAGGAAGCAGGAGTTGATCCGCTTGTATCTGATCTGATATCTAGCGTTGCTACTCCTACTGCTATTGTTAAAAGTAAAAGTCTGTTAAATAACTTTACAAAACCTCGCCAGGCGCTTGCAAAAATACCAATGAAACTTATGGGATTAACGCCCGGTAGTATGAATATTGAAGCAGCTAAGGCAGCAAGAGATTTAGGCATAGATTTACCAGCTGCAGCAGTTACCGACTCTAAATTAACCGCCTTAGCTGATCAGTATATGGGGAAAGCTCCAATTTTTGGTAACAAGTTAAAAAATAAGTATCTACTTGCCGAAGAACAGACACAAAAGGCTTTAAGTGATATTTTTGATGAAATCGGTCCCGCGAGAACTCCGGAAATAGAAGGTCAGATTGCAGGTCGATATAATAAAGTGGCAACTTCATTACCTCTTGAGGCAAAAGTATTGCCTATTAATCTTAAAAAGGCCATTGATGAGATTAAAATAAATACGGCTATTCTTTCCCCTGATGAAAAAAGCCTTTTACAATCACTTGAAACTATTAAAAATGAAATAGAGCCAGCATCAAAAATAATAAGTCAGTATGGGCCTATAAAGTTACCGCTACAAGAATACGATGTCAATAAACTAGTGGGTACTAAAAAAAGCCTGAATTCGATTATAAAATGGGATACGGACGCAGGGGTTAAGAATCAACTTAAGAAAATACAAAAAGCGATTTCGCAGGATATTAAAGAGTATGGCAAAACTAACCCTGAGTGGTATGATGCTTTTAAGGAAGCTGATAAATTATACGGGGATGTGGCTAAAAGAGAAAAACTGGAAAATATACTCGGCCGTAAAGCTACGAATTATGCTACTGATAGTCTATCCTATAATGCTCTTGCAAAGAGCATAAACGATCCTAAAAATACTGAATCTATTAAGAAACAGCTTACTCCCGACGTTTTTAAAAAAATACAGAAATTAGGTACTGTTGCTAAAGCTATGGCTATAAAGAGTAAAAATATTCCTAATCCATCAGGGACAGCTACTACCGGTGGGATTAGTGCAGCAATTTTTGGATTGTTTTATGATCCTATTACCACAGCCAAGCTGCTTGGGGGAGGTTATGGCGCGAGCAGGTTATTAACCGATAAAAAGTTTTTGGATTTAGCCTTAAAATTAGCAGAGAATCCTAATAACCTCGCAACTACTACCGCTTTAAATCATCGCCTTAAAGAAATTACTGGATATTCAGCTATAGCTTTAAGTAAAAACCTGCAGGAGATGAATAACGTACCTGAATAA
- a CDS encoding recombinase — translation MSNITAINTTNEIDQHIWSALKNSLYTGARDESIKMVLDYCKAAKLDPMQKPVHIVPMSVKNAQTGRYEYKDVVMAGVGLYRIQAARSNQYAGVSEPEFGEDVTCNLGGVEITYPKWCKVTIKKIVNNTIVEFTAKEYWLENYAAKKDTTTPNTMWQKRPYGQLAKCAEAQALRKAFPEIVSQHPTAEEMEGKNFNELEMEVKSITPKSQSISSKLDSVLSHQEEEVKVQEPSETIAELIELIKLHNVSSEIINKWCSKAGVESIADLGEERQLSCIEWINKQYNYSLSPEAA, via the coding sequence ATGAGTAATATAACAGCAATAAATACCACTAATGAAATTGACCAGCATATATGGTCAGCACTAAAAAACAGCTTATATACCGGTGCAAGAGATGAAAGTATAAAAATGGTACTTGATTATTGTAAGGCAGCAAAATTAGACCCAATGCAAAAGCCGGTACATATTGTTCCGATGAGTGTAAAGAATGCTCAGACAGGTAGGTATGAGTATAAAGACGTGGTTATGGCAGGGGTTGGTTTGTACAGGATACAGGCGGCACGTAGTAATCAATATGCTGGTGTAAGTGAGCCTGAATTTGGTGAAGATGTTACATGTAATTTAGGTGGTGTTGAAATTACCTATCCTAAATGGTGTAAGGTAACAATTAAAAAAATAGTAAATAATACTATTGTTGAGTTTACCGCAAAAGAATACTGGCTAGAAAATTATGCTGCTAAAAAAGATACAACTACACCTAATACTATGTGGCAAAAAAGGCCATATGGACAACTTGCCAAATGTGCCGAGGCACAAGCCTTGCGTAAGGCTTTTCCTGAAATAGTCAGTCAGCATCCGACAGCTGAGGAAATGGAGGGGAAGAATTTTAATGAACTTGAAATGGAAGTAAAAAGTATAACCCCAAAATCTCAAAGTATAAGTAGCAAGCTTGACTCTGTTTTATCTCATCAGGAAGAAGAGGTCAAAGTTCAAGAGCCGAGTGAAACTATAGCCGAATTAATAGAACTTATTAAACTGCATAATGTATCAAGCGAGATAATAAATAAGTGGTGTAGCAAAGCTGGTGTTGAAAGTATTGCCGATTTAGGAGAGGAAAGGCAACTATCCTGTATTGAATGGATTAATAAGCAGTATAATTATTCGCTAAGCCCAGAGGCAGCGTAA
- a CDS encoding phage-type endonuclease: MKNKQEWLRERKNYLGGTDLAAICGLSPYKTALDVYLDKTSDDIRCETSPAMRWGNLLEDAVSKAYSEDTGQTIEIEPNTIYHPSMKFLGANIDRWVGDKEYILECKTAGFTRGKEWGEEGTDQIPESYLVQVAYYAAICDVPKVDIAVLIGGQDFRIYTYNRNKELEDKIIKIGVNFWHNHIEKMIPPKCVSTRDTFNLFPQSNYHEIVAEDNIIQKWEELKAAREEESKIQSAIEKLKTDIQEFMRDYDVLIDNQGNVIATWKNTTPKSFFDLKRFKYEVKDLYSKYTSVGKQSRMFLIK; encoded by the coding sequence ATGAAAAACAAGCAAGAATGGTTAAGAGAGCGTAAGAACTATCTGGGTGGCACTGATTTAGCTGCTATCTGTGGCTTAAGCCCATATAAGACTGCTCTTGATGTGTATTTAGATAAAACCAGCGATGATATTAGGTGCGAGACTAGCCCTGCAATGAGGTGGGGTAATCTCTTAGAAGATGCAGTTAGCAAGGCTTACAGTGAGGATACTGGCCAGACGATAGAAATAGAACCAAACACAATCTATCACCCTTCAATGAAGTTTTTAGGAGCTAATATTGATAGGTGGGTTGGCGATAAAGAATATATTTTGGAATGTAAGACAGCGGGTTTTACTCGGGGCAAAGAATGGGGAGAAGAGGGAACGGATCAGATTCCTGAGAGTTATCTTGTACAAGTAGCTTATTATGCTGCTATCTGTGATGTGCCTAAAGTTGATATAGCAGTTTTAATCGGTGGTCAAGATTTTAGAATCTATACTTATAACAGAAATAAGGAATTAGAAGACAAAATTATTAAAATTGGCGTTAATTTCTGGCATAACCATATAGAAAAAATGATACCGCCTAAATGTGTGAGTACTAGGGATACATTTAACTTATTCCCGCAAAGTAATTATCACGAAATAGTAGCGGAAGACAATATTATACAAAAATGGGAAGAACTTAAGGCGGCTCGTGAAGAAGAAAGTAAGATACAAAGTGCAATTGAAAAATTAAAGACCGATATACAGGAATTTATGCGGGATTATGATGTACTAATTGATAATCAGGGGAACGTAATAGCTACATGGAAAAATACTACTCCAAAGTCATTTTTTGACTTAAAAAGATTCAAATATGAGGTAAAAGACTTATATTCGAAGTATACTAGCGTTGGTAAGCAATCAAGAATGTTTTTAATTAAATGA
- a CDS encoding marR family protein, translating to MIATQTKERTMLVKAIENSDILPSGQKRVLSIIAVSDYPVTAKHIEKVMGFKKQTVNFTLKNLLSRNFVERKKDGIYVYAINENRAIELIERYKESLLNKRN from the coding sequence ATGATAGCTACACAAACAAAAGAAAGAACTATGCTAGTAAAAGCAATAGAAAACTCAGATATTTTACCATCAGGTCAAAAAAGAGTATTAAGTATTATTGCTGTGTCTGATTATCCTGTTACTGCAAAACACATAGAAAAAGTTATGGGCTTTAAAAAGCAGACAGTTAATTTTACTCTTAAAAATTTATTATCTCGTAATTTTGTGGAAAGAAAAAAAGATGGTATATATGTTTATGCTATTAACGAAAATAGGGCTATAGAATTAATAGAAAGATATAAAGAAAGTTTACTTAATAAAAGAAACTGA
- a CDS encoding guanosine polyphosphate pyrophosphohydrolase gives MNYLEPCQYSTRLIEKLESLDTKNVLDFDLINKAIYFARKYHGDQKRKSGEAYYTHPLEVAYMVSEYNLKTDVIVASILHDIIEDTEVTAGMIFDNFRWRIAEMVDKLTRDRPDGSKLSVQEVINNAYYKKDNEVLLIKLFDRLHNVQTIGSMSTEKTKKITDETLKKFITLSIYLGEKIFGILEIENKLIELCYQNIPVKQLQVQNQEMVFEDNFQLSFPNFQNDLFPKHILYLMEL, from the coding sequence ATGAATTATTTAGAACCTTGCCAATATTCCACCAGATTAATAGAAAAATTGGAATCATTAGATACTAAAAATGTATTGGATTTTGATTTGATCAATAAAGCTATTTACTTTGCTCGGAAGTATCACGGCGACCAAAAAAGAAAGAGTGGCGAGGCTTATTACACCCATCCGCTAGAAGTTGCTTATATGGTATCTGAGTATAACCTAAAAACTGATGTAATAGTAGCTAGTATATTACATGATATAATAGAGGATACCGAAGTTACGGCTGGGATGATATTTGATAATTTTAGGTGGCGAATAGCTGAGATGGTTGACAAGCTTACCCGTGATAGACCTGATGGAAGTAAATTGAGTGTGCAAGAAGTTATTAATAATGCTTATTATAAAAAAGATAATGAGGTTTTACTAATAAAGTTATTTGATAGGTTGCATAACGTACAGACCATAGGAAGTATGAGTACTGAAAAAACAAAAAAAATAACAGATGAAACGCTAAAAAAGTTTATAACTCTTAGTATATATCTTGGTGAAAAAATATTTGGAATATTAGAAATAGAAAATAAACTTATTGAATTATGTTATCAAAACATACCTGTTAAACAACTTCAGGTACAAAACCAAGAGATGGTTTTTGAGGATAATTTCCAACTTTCTTTTCCAAATTTTCAAAATGATTTATTCCCAAAGCACATCCTATATTTAATGGAATTATAA
- a CDS encoding MFS transporter, whose protein sequence is MAVLLNELFFPKTDPDTASILSAFAFCSTFVFRPFGALIFGWLGDNISRKATVVVTTSLMAFSCILMANLPTYSQIGIAASWLITICRVLQGMSSVGEIVGAELYLTEITTPPIQYPIVSFIAIFSVVGTVAALAVASLFTSFGLNWRIAFWIGAAIAMVGAVARTTLRETPEFADAKRRLQNKMEKAYIDNKTLKDDPIFNEKASQKTTLYLLLVNCAWPACFYFAYVHCGNILKNSFSYNAESVIHHNLIISIIQLVGLITISLLSHKIYPLKILKTKLVIFSIGILMCPYLLESTDSPIYVFIIQSFIVLFAVDTVPAVSIFFKHFPVFKRFTYSSLIYAISRAMMYIITSFGIIYLTKYLGHYGLLVVIIPLNIGCALGINHFENLEKKVGNYPQKPSLGFVPEVV, encoded by the coding sequence ATGGCGGTGCTTCTTAACGAGTTATTTTTTCCAAAAACTGATCCTGATACAGCATCTATTCTGTCGGCATTTGCATTCTGCTCTACTTTTGTATTTAGACCTTTTGGAGCATTAATATTTGGTTGGTTAGGGGATAATATTAGTCGTAAAGCTACAGTTGTTGTAACCACATCACTTATGGCATTTTCCTGTATTTTAATGGCAAATCTGCCAACTTACAGCCAAATTGGTATAGCTGCTTCTTGGTTAATAACAATATGTCGTGTTCTACAAGGTATGTCATCTGTTGGTGAAATAGTAGGAGCGGAACTTTATTTAACTGAAATTACAACTCCGCCTATACAATATCCAATAGTATCTTTCATTGCAATTTTTTCAGTTGTTGGAACGGTAGCAGCTCTCGCTGTAGCATCTCTTTTTACATCTTTTGGTTTAAACTGGCGGATAGCTTTTTGGATAGGAGCAGCAATTGCTATGGTTGGAGCAGTTGCCAGAACCACCTTAAGAGAAACACCAGAATTTGCTGATGCTAAACGCCGTTTACAAAACAAAATGGAGAAAGCTTATATAGATAATAAAACTCTAAAAGATGACCCGATTTTTAATGAAAAAGCCAGCCAAAAAACAACTTTATATTTATTGTTAGTAAATTGTGCATGGCCAGCTTGTTTTTATTTTGCCTATGTACATTGCGGTAATATACTAAAAAATTCTTTTAGCTATAACGCAGAATCTGTTATTCACCATAACCTTATTATTTCAATAATACAGTTAGTAGGACTAATCACAATTTCTCTTCTAAGTCATAAAATATATCCATTAAAGATACTTAAAACAAAACTAGTAATATTTAGTATAGGAATCTTGATGTGTCCTTATTTGTTGGAAAGTACAGATTCTCCTATTTATGTATTTATAATACAATCGTTCATTGTATTATTTGCAGTTGATACTGTACCCGCAGTTTCTATATTCTTTAAACATTTTCCTGTTTTTAAACGCTTTACTTATAGTAGCCTTATATACGCCATATCACGTGCCATGATGTATATTATTACTTCGTTTGGTATTATATATTTAACCAAATATCTAGGGCATTATGGGTTATTAGTTGTTATAATTCCATTAAATATAGGATGTGCTTTGGGAATAAATCATTTTGAAAATTTGGAAAAGAAAGTTGGAAATTATCCTCAAAAACCATCTCTTGGTTTTGTACCTGAAGTTGTTTAA